The genomic window TGGCCTTTAGTCTGGTAGGTGCTGCGCAAGCGGTCGCTTATGTGTTGGAAGGGATGGCCCTACCTCAGGCGCTAGCCAAAGTGTTTGCGCAAACCAATGCCTCACCGCAAGCGCGCGGCGCGATTCAGGATATTTCCTATCGCAGCATGCGGCAGGTCGGTTGTGTCGATGCCCTGCTGACTTTAATGACGACTAAACCGCCTGAGCCACCCTTGCTGTACAGCTTGATGTGTTGTGCGCTGACCTTATTAGTCAAAGTGGATGGCGAAGAAGCTCCCTACGAAGATTTTATCGTGGTCGATCAAGCCGTCAATGCCGCCGCCTCTAGCCCGCACATGGTGTTTGCCAAAGGCATGGTCAATGCCATCTTGCGGCGTTTTTTGCGCGAGCAGGCAAGTCTGCTCGCTACCGTGATGAAGCAACCGACCGCGCTATGGAATTACCCGCAATGGTGGGTAGATCAATGTAAAGCGGCGTATCCGCAAGATTGGCAAGCCATCTTGCGCGCCGGCAATCAGCCGCCGCCTTTGACACTGCGCGTCAATCAAAGGCAGATTTCCGTGGCGGATTACTTAGTCATGCTGGAAGCGGCACAAATGGCCGCCACCCAGATCGGCCCGGACGCGGTGCGTCTGGTGAAGCCAGTTCCGGTTCTTCAACTACCAGGATTTGAACAAGGTCTGGTGTCGGTGCAAGATGCCGGTGCGCAATTAGCCGCTAGCTTGCTCGATGTGCAAGATGGCATGCGGGTCTTGGATGCCTGCGCGGCACCGGGTGGTAAGACTTGCCATTTGCTGGAAATCGCCAATCTTGATTTGCTGGCCATCGATTCTGATCCTAAACGGGTCGAACGCATCCATGAAAATCTGACAAGGTTGAAACTGAGCGCCAATGTCAGGGCCGCCGATGCCGGTAAATCCAACTGGTGGGATGGTCAGGCGTTTGACCGTATCTTGGCCGACGTACCTTGCACCGCCTCCGGCATAGTCAGACGGCATCCGGATATACGCTGGTTACGCCGCAAAATGGATGCGGTGCAGTTGGCGGCCTCTTCCGCGCGTTTGCTGGATAATCTCTGGACTATGCTGAAACCCGGCGGAAAATTGCTGCTGGTGACTTGTTCTATCTGGCCTATGGAGTCTGAGGCTCAGGCGGCGGCGTTTGGAGTACGTCATGACGCAGTCCGACTTGATGCGCCAGGGCAATTACTACCACAGTTGGATGGCAACAACGATCATGATGGCTTGTTTTACGCTTTGTTTCAAAAACCGGCAGTCTGAAACGGGTTTCCAGTTATCATGTTGATCACCCGTACATGATATAGGCATCGCTTTTTATTTTCACATGCTCAGACGCCTCTTTACTTTTTTCCGTCAGATTTTGCTGTTTGCTTCATTTGCTGCGCTCACGCTCATCGCAATGCCGCATGGTCTTGCGCTGGCAAATGAAGTGGAAGTGACGACTGCGAAGATAGAATCGTCAGAAGAAGGTTATCGCATCGTGGCCGCCTTCTCCTTCGAGCTTAGTCATGGGCTCGAAGACGCCATCACGCGCGGTGTGCCTATGTATTTCACCACCGAAGTAGAAATGACCAGACCGCGCTGGTATTGGCTGGATGAAAAAACCATACGTTCACAGCAGACCGTCAGGATTGCCTATAATCTCTGGACCCGCCAATACACAGCAGCCATCAATGGTAGTCTGCAGCAAAATTTTGCACGCTTAGAAGACGCCATGGCCTTAGTGCTACGACCACGCCGGTGGTTGGTGGCGGACAAAAGCGCGCTCAGTTCCGGCGCCAATTACAATGTGGCGGTGCGTCTCAAGCTCGATATCAATCAACTGCCTAAGCCCTTTTTGATTACTTCATTAAACAATAGTGACTGGCGCCTGTCTTCGGACTGGAAGCGCTTTACCTTTAAGGCTGACGATAAGTGACCAGGTTTTTGCGGTATGCCTTAATTGTTGGCGGTGCTCTGATGAGCATCTTATTGTTCTTTTTAACCTCTGCATCAGAAAATTCAGCCCGGTTTGCCCAATATTATGGCTGGTTACTTGCTGCCAATGCCTTCGTGGCCCTCGCATTATTGGGTTTGGTGCTGGCTTTATTGTGGCGATTATTCAGCCGTTACCGTACCCGCGAATTTGGTTCGCGTCTGATGACGCGTCTGGTGCTGCTGTTCGCCTTAGTCGGCATCTTGCCAGGCGCGGTGATCTATGTGGTCTCGGTACAGTTTGTGTCACGCTCGATTGAATCCTGGTTTGATGTCAAAGTCGAGTCCGCTTTGGAATCTGGATTAAATCTTGGCCATAGCGCCTTGGAATACACGCTAGCTGATCTGGAAAATAAAGCCCGTGATATGGCCTCGCAATTATCCGAGCCATCCGAGACTTCGATGGCTTTGCGCTTATCGCGTCTGCGCGAGCAAATGCAAGTGGAAGAAGCCAGTATCGTGAATGGCCGCGGGCGTTTGATTACTTCCGCCAGTGCCAACTCCAGTGTCCTGGTGCCAGAATTACCGACGCCCGCCATGATACGTCAGGCCAAGGTGGCACGCGTGTTTGCCGCCACCGAAGGCAATGCCGAGCTACGTGCGCCCGATCTAAAAATCCCAGCAAGTAATGCCGGCGCCAGCCGGCCGGTCTTGGCGGCCGAACCGGCCAATGTTCTGCGTTCAAGGGTGGTGGTGGCGTTGCAAGTTTCCGGCATGGGCTTGTCTCTGCAAAATGAGACTATTTACCTGCAACTGATACATCCGGTACCGGTAAGTTTAGCCAGTCATGCCGAAGCTTTGCGCAGCGCCTGGGGCGAGTATCAGGTCCGGTCTTTAGGTCGTGGTAGCCTCAAGACCATGTATATTTTTACTTTGACGCTGACTTTGCTGCTGGCTATTTTTGCAGCGATTACTAGTGCCTTCCTGATCTCCGGCGAATTGGCCAGGCCCTTGCTGTTGTTGGCAGAGGGAACCAAGGCGGTCGCCGAAGGGAATTTATCGCCACGTCCTATCGTCACTAGTTCTGATGAGCTGGGTAGCTTGACCCAGTCTTTTAACATCATGACGCGCCAGTTATTTGATGCCCGTGCCTCGGTAGAAAAAAATCGCAATGAATTGGAAAACGCCAAGGCCTATCTAGAATCGGTGTTGGCAAATATGTCGGCTGGGGTAATGGTGCTGGATCAAAGCGCCAAATTAGTCACCTGCAATGAGTCGGTAGAGCGGATTTTACAGCGTAGTTTTGAAACCGAAATCGGCAAACCTTTGGCTGAGATCGATGGCATGCAGACCTTTGCTGCGGCCATAGATCAAGCCTTTTCCGAGCAACATGCACATTCGGCGGCGGGTGGTGAAGATGAAAATCAGCAGCATTGGCAGCAGCAGATAGAAGTGCCAAGGCCGCAAGCAATTAAGCACGATGAGACTCATAGTGGAACCATCAGCGCCGTGAATAATGAATCCGATCAGCGCATCACTTTGTTGGCGCGTGGTTCCCATTTACCGGTGGCTGCCGCGATCGGCTATGTGGTGGTATTTGATGACATCAGTAGTATTATCTCGGCGCAGCGCTCTATCGCTTGGGGCGAAGTGGCGCGCCGTTTGGCGCATGAAATCAAAAACCCTCTGACACCGATACAATTATCCGCCGAACGTTTGCAAATGAAATTGCAGGGCAAGTTAAGCGAGAGTGATATCTTGATACTCAATAAGAGCACCAGCACCATCGTCAATCAAGTCACCTCGATGAAACGTATGGTGGATGATTTTAGTGACTACTCCAGAACGCCACCAGCGGTCTTAAACTCCTTAAACTTATCGGCCCTAATTGACGATGTTTTACATTTGTACATGGAAGGCGATGGTCGCGATGCGATCCATCTTCATCTGGCTCCCGAGCTGCCAAATGTGATGGGCGATGTTACCCAATTGCGTCAGGTCATCCATAATCTGCTGCAAAATGCACAAGACGCGGTCGCCGATAATGCCAAGTCCAATCAAGCCGCACATATCGATGTCGTCACCGAAATAGTCCGCTATACCAGTGCCGACAAGACTGACCGGTCGGCGGTTCGGCTTTCCATCATCGACAATGGACCGGGATTTTCCAGCAAAATTTTGGCGCGTGCCTTTGAGCCGTATGCCACTTCCAAGCCGCGCGGTACCGGTTTAGGCCTGGCGATGGTGAAGAAAATCATTGATGAACATGGCGGTAGAGTCGATATTCAAAATCGTAGTGATACAAACGGTGCAAAAATATCGATTTTGCTGTTAAAGTTAGCACCGGATTCGTAGTAGCTCAGTATTTTTCTACTGATGAAAAAAATGACGTCCGCAGAGACGTTTTATTTAAATAAAATAATAAGCATGTAATAGGGTAGATTGATGGCAAACATATTAGTTGTTGACGACGAAATGGGAATCCGAGAGCTACTTTCGGAGATATTGGGCGACGAGGGACACGTCGTACAATTGGCAGAAAATGCACAGCAGGCCCGTGCCGCGAGGTTGGAGTCGCGACCGGATCTGGTCTTGCTCGACATCTGGATGCCGGATACGGATGGCGTCACCTTACTCAAAGAATGGCAACGTGATGGTATGTTGAGCATGCCTGTGATTATGATGTCAGGCCATGCCACGATAGATACTGCGGTCGAAGCTACCCGCATCGGTGCCTTGAATTTTCTCGAGAAACCTATCGCCCTGCAAAAATTACTGAAAGCGGTACAGCAAGGTCTTAGCAGGGGCAGCGAAGTTGCTCGCCCTGCGGTCGCTAGTTTGCCGCCAGCGTCGGCAGAAATGTTGACGAATAACGCAGTGACGCATGCCTTTAGCAGCAATGCTGCAGGTTTCGAAACCCGCCAATTTGCCAGCTCAGGGGTAATGGCGCCAGCGAGCAATAATCAATTTGCCAATTTGTCGTTTGAATTACCACTGCGCGAAGCCAGAGATGCGTTTGAACGTATTTATTTTGAATATCATCTGAACCGTGAAGGTGGCAGCATGACCCGCGTGGCAGAAAAGACGGGTCTGGAACGCACCCATCTGTATCGCAAGCTAAAACAGTTAGGTGTAGAGTCGGTCAAGTACGCCAAACGCGGTGAATCATAAACTGCCAGCATGGCAGCTAGTTTAGTAACACTAGTAAGCGGTGGCAGCTATGCAGACCGAGAAGCCTGGATAGCCGCCGCTCTTACGCATGAACCACCGCTACTGAGCATGGCAGCGATACTCGAAGGTCTGCCGGATGGTCAGCCATTGCTCACCTCTAATCCCCTGCTTGCTTTACACAGAGTTGCCCCCGGATGCATGTGTTGCATAGGCAATCTGGTGATGCGCGTGACGCTCAATCGTATTCTTAGAAAACCACCGGTACGCTTGTATCTGGGTCTGGCCGATAATCAGCATATAAAAAATTTAGTTTATTTTTTGCAGCAGCCTCCCTACAATGAATTAATCGAGTTCGATCAGGATATACGGCTAGGATCCTGAAGCGAAGGCGGATTAAAGTTTATTGTTTCCTCACCGTAATTATCACTAAGCATCTTGAAATTAGCTCTTCAGCGCACCATCTCGAAAACTAAGATTGTTCAGGCTAAGATAAAAATTATTCAGGAAGGGATGCAAAATGAACCTTATTTACAATAGCGACCAATACAGCGTGGTCGAGTATGGTGCCGATGTCGATCACGAAGCCCTGCGCTTTGGCGGCTACGAGATCACCGATAAATCGGTGCGACGTGAATGGTTTATCGGCGGCTCTTTAGCGGAAAATTTTCGCAAAGATGTGCATGATTTGATCGCCGGCGAACCGAGTATAGAAGAGATAGACGAATTTTTAGGTCAGTTTGATCTGTATATGGCGCAATCGGTTTTGCTACACTAAATAGGCTTTCCACTTTTTAGTAAATCAGCGGCTAAATTCTTAGCGAAAGGCGCGGGATTGCAGACACCGCGCCATCCACGTACACTGAGTGTCTAATTATTAACAGGCGCTCAGTATCATGACCTCTCCTTTGCACACATTTATACGTGGCCTACCCAAGGCCGAATTGCATTTGCACATAGAAGGTTCGCTAGAACCGGAACTGATGTTTGCCTTGGCTCAACGCAACGGCATCGCCTTACCCTATACCTCAGTAGAGCAAATACGCGCAGCCTATGATTTTAGCGATTTGCAATCCTTCCTCGATTTGTACTACGCCGGTGCGGCAGTACTGCTGAACGAGCAAGATTTTTATGATTTGACGATGGCGTATATACAGCGTGCAGTGGCCGATAATGTGCGGCATGTAGAATTATTTTTCGATCCACAGACCCACACCGTGCGCGGGGTGGCGATGGCAACGGTATTTGGCGGGATTGCGCGTGCCTTGCGCCAGGCGCGCCAGCAATATGATTTTTCTGGCAGCATGATATTGTGTTTTTTACGCCATCTGAGTGAAGCAGATGCCCTCGCCACTCTCGCCGAGGCACTGCCTTTACGCGAAGCATATCAAGATCTGTGGAATGGCATAGGCCTCGATTCTGCCGAGGTTGGCAATCCTCCTGAAAAATTTAGCCGGGTCTTTGCGCAAGCCTCTCAGCTAGGATTTCGTCTGGTGGCGCATGCCGGTGAAGAAGGTCCACCGGCTTACATCCATAGCGCGCTTGCAGATTTAAAAATCGAGCGTATCGATCACGGAGTAAGGGCCGAAGAAGACCCGGCTTTGATGGCTGAATTAATTCACAGCCAGATGCCGCTGACGGTCTGTCCTTTGTCGAATTTAAAGTTAAAAGTCGTACAGGATATGCGTCAGCATAACTTGGCCAGAATGCTGCGTGCGGGCGTCTGCGTCACCATCAACTCAGATGATCCGGCCTATTTTGGCGGTTATATGAATAGTAATTTCATCGCCAGCGCCGATGCCCTCGATCTGAGTCGTGACGAGTTAATCCAGTTGGCTAAAAATAGCTTTTGTGCCTCGTTTGCCAGTGCCGAACAAAAGCAGACATGGCTGGAAGAATTGGCCGAATATGCAACAAGGGCGGCCACTGAAGTTTAATTTGCGCCGGGCTAACTGGCATTTTATTGATAATTCGACTAGGCTATTTAAATCCTTGATCAGTATCAAAGACAGGCCAGATCAAGCAGCGTGATACTTCTAATTCAGACTTATTGACCTCGCGGAGCGCTTATGAGTAAGCACGATCAACTTCTCAGTTTAAACCGCGCGGTCTCTATCAACGAGAGTCTCAAGCAAGTCATAGAGATTTCCAGCCAGATCAATATCGTCGCCACGAATGCGATTTTGATTGCCAAACGCGCCGGGCCACAATCGGCAGGATTTAGAATCGTCGCGATGGAGTTGCGCCTGTTCAGCCGAAAAATCGAAGACTTGATGGGTTTTCTCGGTGGCCTGATTTTTCAATTGGTGCACCGTGTCGCCGAACTACGCAAACTAGAAAAACGCCTGAGTTTGCTGAGTGACACCATGTCGAAAAACAGCGTATCTGAAGAACGACTGGCGCACAGTTTTCAGCAAAGACACACCGTATTCATAGACAAAAAAGCCTTGGCGCAGATCGATTGGGAGCAATTAGAAAAAGAAATTTTTAGATCGCTGGCGCTCTGCAGTGCCGGGTCCATGTTGTCTCACAATGGACGTATAGAAGCCGCTTACGGTGGCAGTATGCTCGCCGACATGCAGCAAGTGGCGAGCCGTATCGAAGACATCATGACCCAAGTAATCACGACTTTGAAGCATCTGAACACCACCCTGAAGAGCGAGTCATGAAGAAAATCCAATATCTGTACGAAAAAGGCGATCATAAATGGGCGGTAGTGACGCGCGATCCGGATAAACCAGACTACTTAATCGACACCAATGAATACCTGATTATTCAAGGGAATAAAGCGATCCTCACCGACCCCGGTGGCTCAGAGATTTTCCCGGAAGTATTCTCGGCCATCAATACAGAATTTGATGCGCGTAGTATTAGCGCCTTATTTGCCTCACATCAGGATCCTGATGTCATTTCTTCACTCGGTTTATGGCTAGATTTCAATCCTGATTTAAAGTGTTATCTGAGCTGGTTATGGGGATCTTTCGTGCCCCACTTTGGCGGCAATGCCAGTACCTTCATCAATTTGCCCGACAGCGGTGGCGAGATTCCACTAGGCAATCTTATCTTGCAAGCGATCCCAGCGCACTATTTGCATTCTTCAGGCAATTTCAATCTGTATGACGCTGTCGCCAAGATGCTGTTTTCGGGGGACATTGGTGCCGCTTTGCTGCCGCCCGGTGAAGACGCCCTGATCGTCAAAAATTTTGATCAGCATATCCGCCATGCGCGTGGCTTCCACCAACGCTGGATGGGCTCTAACGAAGCCAAACTCGATTGGTGCCAAAGAGTGCAGTCTATGCAGATCGATATGCTGTGCCCGCAACACGGCGCAATTTATCAAGGCGAAGACGTAGCGCGCTTTATCAATTGGTTCGCCGAGTTGCCGGTAGGCTCGGGCATACGCCGCAATTAATCTTGCTTGAACGTAAGGAGCGCATCGCCTCACGCTCAGCCTAAAATAAATAGTCGGACAAATTTCCTATAGTCGGCTATGATAAATCGTCACACCACGCTGCAGCGCTGCTGCTTAACTCGGCGGGTAGGTCTTGCTGTTTGGCATGCCCCGCTATCCTGTTGTTTCATCTCAGTCAAAACTTTATGAGTCGCATAGTTACACCGCACATTTCCGTATAGTTCTGACGCGCTAGTGCGTCGGATCAGCTTTTTTAAAGGAGCTAACGATGAACACTTGGAATGACGTGCCACACTTTGCATTTGACCAAGATTTTGCCCTGGGTTTTATAGGCAAATACTTGCTGATAGGGATCACCCGCACTGGCAACAAGGGAAAAGTACTTACACAACAGCAACTCCACGGTACCATCGTCAATGCCACCGCACTAGGGATAGAACTAGAACTCGGTGGCGTGCATGAGGGCAAAACCTGGCGTATGCCGCCCATACTCGAAGAACTGGCACCCGCCAGACGCGGCAAATACGAGCTTAAAACCACCGGCGAGGTGGTCGAAGATCCTGACTTCACCTTCACCTTAACCATGCCCACCACCCGCGCTGCCACTTAACAATCAGCCGCCAGATCAGTGCGCGCAGATGCTGTGCGCACTGCTTGACTCCTTGCCATAAAATTTTACAGCTGCGTGCGCAAACTCCTCAGGCATGGTCAAATACGGGCTTGATCATTTTTAGTATGCCAACATGACAGAGCCAGCGCACACCCCTTCCACCTTAAGTTACCGATTAGCCGTCGCCGATGATGCCGCCGCGATCGCGCGTCTGGTCAACAGCGCCTATCGGGGCGACTCTAGCCGTCAGGGCTGGACTACCGAAGCCGATTTATTAGAAGGCGATCGTATCAACGCCGATCAGGTACGTGAGCTGATACTGGCGGACGAATCCCTGATTTTGCTATGCCAGCAAAATCAGCAGCCAGAATTATCTGGCTGCGTGCATTTGCAAAAAACTGAAAACGCCGCGTATCTGGGCATGTTCGTGGTCAAGCCCACCCAACAAGGCAGCGGCATAGGCAAGCAATTCATGCGAGAGGCCGAGACGCTGGCGCAGCACAGCTGGCAGGTGCAGACCATCTGGATGACCGTGATCACGCTCAGGCATGAGTTAATCGCCTATTACGGACGGCGCGGCTACCAGCGTACCGGGCAATTTAAACCCTTCCCTAGCGAGATCAGCAAAGAAGTCATGCTGGTCCCCGATTTGCATTTTGAGGTGCTGGAAAAACGCCTGTAAGCAATTTTTGTAAGTGCGGCAACGCCCAGTTTGATGAAAAAATTGGGGCGGCTGTGCCAGCAATGTATCCGGCCGCTTAGCCGGCCTTGGCGAGTACTTGCGCGACCCTGCTTTGCAACACCGGTATCAGCTCTTGCTCAAACCATGGATTGCGCTTGAGCCATAGATTATTCCTTGGACTTGGATGTGGCAGGGGCAAGCTGTGCGGC from Undibacterium parvum includes these protein-coding regions:
- a CDS encoding response regulator is translated as MANILVVDDEMGIRELLSEILGDEGHVVQLAENAQQARAARLESRPDLVLLDIWMPDTDGVTLLKEWQRDGMLSMPVIMMSGHATIDTAVEATRIGALNFLEKPIALQKLLKAVQQGLSRGSEVARPAVASLPPASAEMLTNNAVTHAFSSNAAGFETRQFASSGVMAPASNNQFANLSFELPLREARDAFERIYFEYHLNREGGSMTRVAEKTGLERTHLYRKLKQLGVESVKYAKRGES
- a CDS encoding GNAT family N-acetyltransferase — its product is MTEPAHTPSTLSYRLAVADDAAAIARLVNSAYRGDSSRQGWTTEADLLEGDRINADQVRELILADESLILLCQQNQQPELSGCVHLQKTENAAYLGMFVVKPTQQGSGIGKQFMREAETLAQHSWQVQTIWMTVITLRHELIAYYGRRGYQRTGQFKPFPSEISKEVMLVPDLHFEVLEKRL
- a CDS encoding adenosine deaminase codes for the protein MTSPLHTFIRGLPKAELHLHIEGSLEPELMFALAQRNGIALPYTSVEQIRAAYDFSDLQSFLDLYYAGAAVLLNEQDFYDLTMAYIQRAVADNVRHVELFFDPQTHTVRGVAMATVFGGIARALRQARQQYDFSGSMILCFLRHLSEADALATLAEALPLREAYQDLWNGIGLDSAEVGNPPEKFSRVFAQASQLGFRLVAHAGEEGPPAYIHSALADLKIERIDHGVRAEEDPALMAELIHSQMPLTVCPLSNLKLKVVQDMRQHNLARMLRAGVCVTINSDDPAYFGGYMNSNFIASADALDLSRDELIQLAKNSFCASFASAEQKQTWLEELAEYATRAATEV
- a CDS encoding sensor histidine kinase, with protein sequence MTRFLRYALIVGGALMSILLFFLTSASENSARFAQYYGWLLAANAFVALALLGLVLALLWRLFSRYRTREFGSRLMTRLVLLFALVGILPGAVIYVVSVQFVSRSIESWFDVKVESALESGLNLGHSALEYTLADLENKARDMASQLSEPSETSMALRLSRLREQMQVEEASIVNGRGRLITSASANSSVLVPELPTPAMIRQAKVARVFAATEGNAELRAPDLKIPASNAGASRPVLAAEPANVLRSRVVVALQVSGMGLSLQNETIYLQLIHPVPVSLASHAEALRSAWGEYQVRSLGRGSLKTMYIFTLTLTLLLAIFAAITSAFLISGELARPLLLLAEGTKAVAEGNLSPRPIVTSSDELGSLTQSFNIMTRQLFDARASVEKNRNELENAKAYLESVLANMSAGVMVLDQSAKLVTCNESVERILQRSFETEIGKPLAEIDGMQTFAAAIDQAFSEQHAHSAAGGEDENQQHWQQQIEVPRPQAIKHDETHSGTISAVNNESDQRITLLARGSHLPVAAAIGYVVVFDDISSIISAQRSIAWGEVARRLAHEIKNPLTPIQLSAERLQMKLQGKLSESDILILNKSTSTIVNQVTSMKRMVDDFSDYSRTPPAVLNSLNLSALIDDVLHLYMEGDGRDAIHLHLAPELPNVMGDVTQLRQVIHNLLQNAQDAVADNAKSNQAAHIDVVTEIVRYTSADKTDRSAVRLSIIDNGPGFSSKILARAFEPYATSKPRGTGLGLAMVKKIIDEHGGRVDIQNRSDTNGAKISILLLKLAPDS
- a CDS encoding GTPase; this encodes MAASLVTLVSGGSYADREAWIAAALTHEPPLLSMAAILEGLPDGQPLLTSNPLLALHRVAPGCMCCIGNLVMRVTLNRILRKPPVRLYLGLADNQHIKNLVYFLQQPPYNELIEFDQDIRLGS
- a CDS encoding BTH_I0359 family protein, whose product is MNLIYNSDQYSVVEYGADVDHEALRFGGYEITDKSVRREWFIGGSLAENFRKDVHDLIAGEPSIEEIDEFLGQFDLYMAQSVLLH
- the rsmB gene encoding 16S rRNA (cytosine(967)-C(5))-methyltransferase RsmB, translated to MQTPSRKTLTKPSNPSKTAKPSSQAKSFKPANPATPAPTATAEFKMTEIKADSLAFSLVGAAQAVAYVLEGMALPQALAKVFAQTNASPQARGAIQDISYRSMRQVGCVDALLTLMTTKPPEPPLLYSLMCCALTLLVKVDGEEAPYEDFIVVDQAVNAAASSPHMVFAKGMVNAILRRFLREQASLLATVMKQPTALWNYPQWWVDQCKAAYPQDWQAILRAGNQPPPLTLRVNQRQISVADYLVMLEAAQMAATQIGPDAVRLVKPVPVLQLPGFEQGLVSVQDAGAQLAASLLDVQDGMRVLDACAAPGGKTCHLLEIANLDLLAIDSDPKRVERIHENLTRLKLSANVRAADAGKSNWWDGQAFDRILADVPCTASGIVRRHPDIRWLRRKMDAVQLAASSARLLDNLWTMLKPGGKLLLVTCSIWPMESEAQAAAFGVRHDAVRLDAPGQLLPQLDGNNDHDGLFYALFQKPAV
- a CDS encoding oxygen-binding di-iron domain-containing protein, which encodes MKKIQYLYEKGDHKWAVVTRDPDKPDYLIDTNEYLIIQGNKAILTDPGGSEIFPEVFSAINTEFDARSISALFASHQDPDVISSLGLWLDFNPDLKCYLSWLWGSFVPHFGGNASTFINLPDSGGEIPLGNLILQAIPAHYLHSSGNFNLYDAVAKMLFSGDIGAALLPPGEDALIVKNFDQHIRHARGFHQRWMGSNEAKLDWCQRVQSMQIDMLCPQHGAIYQGEDVARFINWFAELPVGSGIRRN
- a CDS encoding DUF4390 domain-containing protein, yielding MLRRLFTFFRQILLFASFAALTLIAMPHGLALANEVEVTTAKIESSEEGYRIVAAFSFELSHGLEDAITRGVPMYFTTEVEMTRPRWYWLDEKTIRSQQTVRIAYNLWTRQYTAAINGSLQQNFARLEDAMALVLRPRRWLVADKSALSSGANYNVAVRLKLDINQLPKPFLITSLNNSDWRLSSDWKRFTFKADDK